A window of the Gossypium hirsutum isolate 1008001.06 chromosome A05, Gossypium_hirsutum_v2.1, whole genome shotgun sequence genome harbors these coding sequences:
- the LOC107959290 gene encoding protein LATERAL ROOT PRIMORDIUM 1 yields the protein MGMVGLRDFVLVTPASFNHHHRHHHTQDSIMANDQVNGPNDPTALGVGVIPLLTTAPCLAPHHAEDTDLLNNNDRSKFTGMQLWQNPNFSHYLKKSSSNPNNHNSSSMNLIQSSGGIGGTESGSGGSGSSSGATCQDCGNQAKKDCRYRRCRTCCKSRSFDCPTHVKSTWVPAARRRDRQLMTVGATAAGAGAGLSGSTAGPKKPRLRTSQTTTASHTSTSNATTPPRSLDTCSSPQNAEFKEPFPAQVRATAVFKCVRVTAIEEGEDEFAYEAVVKIGGHVFKGLLYDQGVDGFPNISQLHLSGRNGESSSSPVLDPSQVYEATTGGGLLRGSNYGSARN from the exons ATGGGGATGGTTGGTCTCCGAGATTTCGTCCTTGTTACTCCTGCGTCATTTAACCATCACCATCGCCACCATCATACTCAAGATTCCATCATGGCAAACGATCAAGTCAACGGTCCAAATGATCCCACGGCACTTGGTGTTGGTGTTATCCCACTTCTTACAACAGCTCCATGTTTAGCTCCACATCACGCGGAAGACACTGATTTGTTGAATAACAATGATCGCAGCAAATTCACCGGGATGCAGTTATGGCAGAACCCAAATTTTTCTCATTATCTTAAAAAATCGTCTTCAAACCCTAATAACCACAATTCCTCTTCTATGAATTTGATACAAAGCAGCGGTGGTATCGGTGGGACGGAGAGCGGGAGTGGTGGTTCGGGTTCAAGCTCAGGGGCCACGTGTCAAGACTGTGGGAACCAAGCTAAGAAAGATTGTAGATATAGGAGATGTAGAACATGTTGTAAAAGTCGAAGTTTTGATTGCCCTACTCACGTGAAGAGCACGTGGGTGCCAGCTGCTAGAAGGAGAGATCGTCAGCTCATGACGGTTGGAGCTACTGCTGCTGGTGCTGGTGCTGGTTTGTCAGGCTCGACTGCAGGGCCTAAGAAGCCTAGACTTAGAACATCACAGACTACAACCGCTTCTCATACATCGACTTCCAACGCTACAACTCCTCCTAGAAGCTTGGACACTTGCTCAAGTCCCCAAA ATGCGGAGTTTAAAGAGCCATTTCCGGCGCAAGTTCGTGCAACGGCGGTATTTAAGTGTGTAAGAGTGACGGCAATCGAGGAGGGGGAGGATGAGTTTGCATATGAAGCAGTTGTTAAGATTGGTGGACATGTGTTCAAAGGGTTGCTCTATGATCAAGGAGTTGATGGGTTTCCTAATATATCCCAACTGCATTTAAGTGGGAGAAATGGCGAGTCATCCTCATCTCCCGTTCTCGATCCTTCTCAAGTTTATGAAGCGACCACTGGAGGCGGCTTGCTTCGTGGTTCGAATTATGGTAGTGCAAGGAACTGA
- the LOC107960848 gene encoding zinc finger protein ZAT1-like — protein MASFSSMKLLCQHMRLHRDTDSNGVHQPAMPEESNSLSEAATTFKQGTGSTVSPRDDHHNIDLLKDINDNWSRTEKRGSKRTASEHDIVYDAEPFRVYYGRMKTEETSMESELGAADNESTVELSGNPVKTRDSPNKSKSRSCRGRRSVKQTKAVKSVHRCEICDKTYETGQALGGHKSYHRVKDPLKQRKTEQQSCGEVKMVTGMVLPGLAPEEDDKNPTKRMLDFDFNIPYKE, from the coding sequence ATGGCAAGTTTCTCATCAATGAAGTTGCTATGCCAGCATATGAGACTCCACCGCGACACCGATTCCAATGGTGTTCACCAGCCTGCAATGCCTGAAGAAAGCAATTCTTTAAGTGAAGCTGCGACCACTTTCAAACAAGGGACAGGGAGTACGGTCTCTCCAAGGGATGATCACCACAACATAGATTTGCTGAAAGACATTAATGACAACTGGTCTCGAACCGAGAAAAGAGGGTCGAAGAGAACTGCTAGTGAGCACGATATAGTTTACGATGCCGAGCCCTTCAGGGTCTATTACGGACGGATGAAGACTGAAGAGACCTCAATGGAATCTGAATTGGGAGCCGCTGATAATGAGAGTACAGTGGAGCTATCAGGCAATCCTGTTAAAACTCGCGATAGTCCTAACAAGTCCAAGTCCAGGTCCTGCCGTGGAAGAAGGTCAGTGAAGCAGACTAAGGCGGTGAAAAGTGTGCACCGATGTGAGATATGCGACAAGACATACGAAACGGGTCAGGCACTTGGCGGCCACAAAAGCTATCATCGGGTGAAGGATCCATTGAAGCAGCGAAAAACCGAACAACAATCGTGCGGTGAGGTTAAGATGGTGACCGGAATGGTATTGCCAGGGTTAGCGCCCGAAGAAGACGATAAAAATCCTACTAAGAGGATGCTGGATTTTGATTTTAATATCCCGTATAAAGAATAA
- the LOC107959287 gene encoding uncharacterized protein isoform X1, with amino-acid sequence MVRKLYTENIFSVIGLYLVTTMSPASKSKSKDKKSSKDSQKAFARPSGPANAASGVPASAYNPLLGTFHTIETAPSSSASPLQSNGRFRNIDDTDEHLGGSLGAGVDFDSISNNGSWSGESEEHKEKTSNLPVRPEIIPGADNDKREKIRQKNERKHQRQKERRAQELHERCNGYLMSRKLEALAQQLVAMGFSHDRATMALIFNEGKVEESVAWLLEGSEEEAVKHKESTIGGGNLKIDISEELARIADMEIRYKCTKQEVERAVVAAEGDLEKAVESLRSSKQDPPAPPKPEETCDPAGTNKLSVAGSQNISGRPQPKPNLSPATQQRRDEKDFNYVKSTVPVGVSSEIVSKSFQPLKRIQPRLEWAKPQQSAVPAEKRWPSSGSNPSVSYSLASPLQASPPLAKTESRNVAVGSDYKKLQPSIREPVIMMQRPQSVNTKQVPATSISSSPPGTTPFLYPSSSVEITKSNGFMPHIASARSLSSNSLSSNPMHHQLYYPQQQQFSSSSSPGDSPGTSRGNGLWSRTGGSPTLAAASSLGLFTGSGSTNSSEASSPVDWSSGSSMAQLDYTNIDWSLDRTSPRPGGIWLGPTSPMKSSHLYYPNTNGLSVKPGMRLTPNVSGVAIAGLQDGGMAATEASSTSVSHEWTSPFEGKDLFSLPRQYVSSPTL; translated from the exons ATGGTGAGGAAGCTTTATACGGAGAATATTTTCAGTGTTATTG GACTATATTTGGTGACAACGATGTCTCCTGCATCCAAGTCGAAGTCCAAAGATAAAAAATCCAGCAAGGACTCTCAGAAGGCTTTTGCAAGGCCTTCTGGACCTGCTAATGCAGCTAGTGGTGTTCCAGCTAGTGCTTACAATCCACTTTTGGGAACATTCCATACCATTGAAACAGCACCATCATCATCTGCTTCACCTCTTCAGAGCAATGGTCGTTTCCGAAACATAGACGACACAGATGAGCATTTGGGAGGCTCACTTGGAGCTGGGGTTGACTTTGATTCAATATCTAATAATGGTAGCTGGTCAGGTGAATCAGAAGAGCACAAAGAGAAAACTTCAAATCTTCCCGTCCGGCCGGAAATAATACCAGGAGCTGACAATGATAAGCGAGAAAAAATTCGTCAAAAGAATGAGAGGAAACATCAGCGTCAGAAGGAGAGGCGAGCTCAGGAGTTGCACGAGCGGTGCAATGGCTATCTTATGTCAAGAAAGCTTGAAGCACTTGCTCAGCAGCTTGTAGCAATGGGATTTTCTCATGATCGGGCTACAATGGCTCTTATTTTCAATGAAGGCAAAGTGGAGGAATCTGTGGCATGGCTTTTGGAAGGAAGTGAAGAAGAAGCAGTTAAGCATAAGGAATCAACTATTGGTGGTGGGAACTTGAAAATTGACATATCAGAAGAGCTTGCACGAATTGCTGACATGGAAATCAGATACAAGTGCACAAAGCAGGAGGTTGAAAGAGCAGTTGTTGCTGCTGAAGGAGATCTTGAGAAAGCAGTAGAATCCTTAAGATCTTCAAAGCAGGACCCACCTGCTCCACCAAAGCCAGAAGAAACTTGTGATCCTGCTGGTACCAACAAGTTATCAGTGGCAGGTAGTCAGAACATATCTGGAAGACCACAACCAAAACCAAACCTTTCTCCTGCAACACAGCAAAGAAGGGATGAGAAGGATTTTAACTATGTAAAATCCACAGTTCCGGTGGGAGTTTCTTCAGAAATAGTGAGCAAAAGTTTCCAGCCATTGAAGAGAATACAGCCGAGGTTGGAATGGGCAAAACCCCAACAAAGTGCAGTGCCAGCTGAGAAAAGGTGGCCAAGTTCTGGATCGAATCCTTCAGTTTCTTATTCCCTGGCATCGCCTTTGCAGGCCTCACCTCCGCTAGCAAAGACAGAAAGTCGTAATGTGGCTGTTGGAAGTGATTATAAGAAACTTCAGCCGTCAATTAGGGAACCAGTTATAATGATGCAGCGGCCTCAATCTGTAAATACAAAGCAGGTTCCAGCTACTAGTATAAGCTCATCTCCTCCTGGAACGACCCCCTTTTTGTATCCAAGCAGTAGTGTTGAAATTACAAAGTCTAATGGCTTTATGCCCCATATTGCAAGTGCTAGAAGCCTTAGTTCCAACAGCTTGAGTTCAAATCCGATGCATCATCAGCTTTACTATCCACAGCAGCAACAGTTCTCAAGCAGCAGTAGTCCAGGAGATTCACCTGGAACTAGCAGAGGAAATGGTCTATGGAGTAGAACAGGTGGATCACCAACACTCGCGGCTGCATCTTCACTTGGACTTTTCACTGGTTCAGGTTCTACCAATTCATCAGAAGCCTCTTCTCCAGTTGACTGGAGCAGTGGTAGCTCAATGGCTCAGTTGGATTATACCAATATTGATTGGAGCTTGGATCGCACATCTCCGAGACCTGGTGGGATATGGCTAGGACCAACATCTCCAATGAAGAGCAGTCACCTTTATTATCCTAATACAAATGGACTGAGTGTTAAACCAGGAATGAGATTGACGCCTAATGTGAGTGGTGTAGCGATTGCGGGTTTACAGGATGGTGGAATGGCTGCAACAGAAGCTTCTTCAACTTCGGTCTCCCATGAGTGGACTTCACCATTTGAAGGGAAAGATCTTTTTAGCTTACCCAGGCAGTATGTTTCTTCTCCCACTCTCTAG
- the LOC107959286 gene encoding integrator complex subunit 3, with the protein MASQLIRVSSYEAHNQLELSLSQAFDLLQSKLRPPFSLTIPDPQEYTLLNQAILYGVLIEPHFAKIHIKHLHAIVIDGYKLFLSLLVGIVNELYGKLVDSVKEQLIWVTKEMIDVSATGIDSLLVSLMRQIVGGDFSDGNLWLCFELASLCLSKWDCLLQEKPVVLTSALYIFLRLLADHCRVSNNLKLEMLRQMEIEFCVKMLRDQFQLCLKIGRDLVRLLQDLFHVHEFKSIWKDLVLSPSEFRTAEYLDISQLYCIRTSTRYFLLRITPEMETQLRFLLTHVMLGNQKRYQIWFENKFLLGPERESLIVDIVRFICCAHHPSNEIIQSNIIPRWAVIGWLLACCKKKYIEANGRLALFFDWLFFNEKVDNIMNIEPAMLLMVCSLPKYVNFTHSLLEFLLLLVDNYDLDRKTIILRGVSSAFNSLVQKGVVHSLDVLTRCDVLSPFIRERLQNLLLNDQGKVPRDLLPVDLPGHSIQSLRLPDMSCMGNSTQSTQEQFTSEGDDGLSTRVVVVPGGNEVDSIERLVESIGDIIKESYARGLQTLEAILFSIVNQCNQRNTSNSICSEDLLSKITKEFESNGYRLFTSLGSLAGVVECDDEICSATAVIIRTFIFSQNERIQEMLLLWARNGFPVGARLLSYALRLAHEAYAAGCLENSVAVAKVRESRMPLLEYHFDGYFNFLNKRKGDSSENFVSVSEMDEKAIANLVDSAFTAYRHFLSSSRVISQKESDTSLSKLLFSDLKDCSGWKRIRMKNLFCNIFCYLSDLSICEEDIIRLLVEKLDYVDLTEMQFQIGLKKFSLFGDNHKLVFHLIKNSLNWNSVEQHKLWGLIRSELPVSEVQVEKIILEFFCSGKIDVNLSAIAAGGLLTLCSSCAPTSALVGTIMSLPNNFFQDFAAAALATWAASNASMLFDSITEFAEKLKSKNTGSTFFNSTETEINQSTILWLLNYYNAQGINVSNILSNLYPSS; encoded by the coding sequence ATGGCTTCGCAACTGATTAGAGTCTCATCCTATGAAGCTCACAATCAGCTAGAACTCTCTCTAAGCCAAGCTTTTGACCTTCTTCAATCGAAATTAAGACCCCCATTTTCGTTAACTATCCCAGATCCCCAAGAATACACTCTACTTAATCAAGCTATTCTCTATGGTGTTTTAATCGAACCCCATTTCGCCAAAATTCATATTAAGCACTTACATGCTATTGTCATTGATGGGTATAAGCTGTTTTTAAGTTTACTTGTTGGAATCGTTAATGAATTGTATGGGAAGCTTGTTGATTCGGTAAAGGAACAATTAATTTGGGTTACTAAAGAAATGATTGATGTTTCCGCTACAGGAATTGATAGTTTGTTAGTGTCTTTGATGAGGCAAATTGTTGGTGGTGATTTTAGTGATGGTAATCTTTGGTTATGTTTCGAGTTAGCGAGTCTTTGTTTAAGTAAATGGGATTGTTTGTTACAAGAAAAGCCTGTAGTTTTGACCAGTGCACTGTATATATTTCTTCGTTTATTAGCTGATCATTGTAGGGTATCGAATAATCTGAAACTAGAGATGTTGAGGCAGATGGAGATTGAGTTTTGTGTCAAAATGTTGAGGGATCAGTTTCAACTTTGTTTGAAGATAGGAAGGGATCTTGTTCGGTTATTACAAGATTTGTTTCATGTACATGAGTTTAAATCTATATGGAAGGATCTGGTTTTGAGTCCAAGTGAGTTTAGAACTGCTGAGTATTTGGATATTTCACAGTTGTATTGCATAAGGACTTCGACTCGTTACTTTTTACTGCGAATCACACCTGAAATGGAAACACAATTGCGGTTTTTACTTACACATGTGATGCTCGGCAACCAGAAACGATATCAGATATGGTTTGAGAATAAATTTCTTTTAGGGCCAGAGAGAGAGAGTCTTATTGTTGATATTGTGCGGTTCATATGTTGTGCACACCACCCTTCGAATGAAATTATTCAGTCAAACATTATTCCTAGATGGGCTGTTATTGGTTGGCTACTAGCATGTTGTAAGAAGAAATATATTGAAGCTAATGGGAGGTTGGCATTGTTTTTTGACTGGCTTTTTTTCAATGAAAAGGTGGATAATATTATGAATATTGAGCCTGCAATGCTATTGATGGTCTGCTCCTTGCCTAAATATGTTAACTTCACTCACTCCCTTCTTGAATTTTTACTTCTTCTTGTAGATAATTATGATTTGGACCGTAAAACCATTATTCTCAGGGGTGTTTCATCAGCTTTTAACTCACTTGTTCAAAAAGGAGTGGTACACTCATTGGATGTTTTGACCCGTTGCGATGTACTTTCTCCTTTTATAAGAGAAAGGCTTcaaaatttattgttaaatgatCAAGGTAAAGTTCCTAGAGATTTGCTTCCAGTTGATCTTCCTGGCCACTCCATTCAATCCTTGAGATTGCCTGACATGTCATGTATGGGAAACTCTACCCAGTCCACACAAGAGCAATTTACAAGTGAAGGGGATGATGGATTAAGCACCAGAGTTGTGGTTGTTCCTGGTGGCAATGAAGTAGATTCTATTGAGAGATTAGTTGAAAGTATTGGAGATATTATCAAGGAATCATATGCGAGGGGGTTACAAACTTTGGAGGCAATTCTTTTTTCAATTGTGAATCAATGTAATCAAAGAAACACTAGTAATTCGATTTGCTCGGAGGATCTATTATCTAAGATCACAAAGGAATTTGAGTCAAATGGATACCGACTCTTTACTTCGCTTGGTAGTCTTGCAGGTGTTGTTGAGTGCGATGATGAAATTTGTTCTGCCACTGCAGTAATTATCCGCACCTTTATCTTTTCTCAGAATGAAAGAATACAAGAAATGCTTTTGCTCTGGGCAAGGAATGGTTTTCCGGTAGGAGCACGTTTACTGTCATATGCTTTAAGACTAGCACATGAGGCATATGCAGCAGGTTGTTTGGAAAATTCAGTTGCTGTGGCTAAAGTGAGGGAGTCAAGGATGCCATTGTTGGAATATCATTTTGATGGATATTTTAATTTTCTGAACAAAAGAAAAGGAGATTCCTCTGAAAACTTTGTTTCTGTTTCTGAAATGGATGAGAAGGCGATTGCTAACTTGGTTGATAGTGCCTTTACCGCTTACAGGCATTTCCTTTCATCCTCAAGAGTTATCTCACAGAAAGAATCAGATACCTCTCTATCAAAGCTCCTATTTTCTGACTTAAAGGACTGTTCTGGTTGGAAAAGAATAAGAATGAAAAACTTATTCTGCAACATCTTTTGCTATCTTTCAGATTTATCCATCTGTGAGGAAGACATTATCAGATTGCTCGTAGAAAAATTGGATTATGTAGATCTTACAGAAATGCAGTTTCAAATTGGCTTGAAGAAGTTTTCTTTATTTGGAGACAATCATAAACTTGTTTTCCATTTAATTAAGAACTCTCTCAATTGGAACTCTGTGGAGCAGCATAAACTCTGGGGCTTGATCAGATCCGAGCTTCCAGTGTCTGAGGTTCAGGTTGAGAAGatcattttagaatttttttgctCCGGGAAAATAGATGTAAACCTTAGTGCTATAGCAGCTGGAGGCCTTCTAACTCTCTGCAGTTCTTGTGCACCCACATCAGCCCTTGTCGGCACAATCATGTCATTGCCTAATAATTTCTTCCAGGACTTTGCTGCAGCTGCTTTGGCTACATGGGCTGCGTCCAATGCCTCTATGCTATTTGACAGCATAACCGAGTTTGCAGAGAAACTGAAAAGTAAAAACACAGGCTCGACTTTCTTTAATTCAACTGAGACTGAGATCAACCAATCTACCATTTTGTGGCTGTTGAACTATTATAATGCACAAGGGATAAATGTCTCCAACATACTTAGCAACTTATATCCCAGTAGTTAA
- the LOC121229269 gene encoding signal peptide peptidase, translating to MKNTERLANLALAGLTLAPLVVKVDPNLNVILTACLAVYVGCYRSVKPTPPSETMSKEHAMRFPFVGSAMLLSLFLLFKFLSKDLVNAVLTCYFFVLGIIALSATILPALKHFLPKQWNEDHIIWRFPFFRSFEIEFTRSQIIAAIPGTFFCAWYASQKHWLANNILGLAFCIQGIEMLSLGSFKTGAILLAGLFVYDIFWVFFTPVMVSVAKSFDAPIKLLFPTADSARPFSMLGLGDIVIPGIFVALALRFDVSRGKGSQYFKSAFLGYTVGLVLTIVVMNWFQAAQPALLYIVPAVIGFLAAHCIWNGDVKPLLEFDELKTAVTSEDGSDDKSSKKVE from the exons ATGAAGAACACTGAAAGACTCGCCAATTTGGCTTTAGCAG GGTTGACATTGGCACCACTTGTTGTGAAGGTAGATCCtaatttgaatgttattttgacTGCATGCCTTGCAGTATATGTGGGCTGCTATCGTTCTGTAAAGCCAACTCCCCCATCA GAGACAATGTCTAAGGAGCATGCTATGCGTTTTCCATTTGTTGGGAGTGCAATGTTGTTATCACTTTTCTTGCTGTTCAAGTTCTTATCGAAAGACTTGGTTAATGCTGTCTTGACATGCTATTTCTTTGTGCTTGGAATCATTGCTCTTTC GGCAACAATATTGCCTGCATTAAAACACTTCTTGCCAAAGCAGTGGAATGAGGACCATATCATTTGGCGTTTTCCATTCTTCCGCT CTTTTGAGATTGAGTTCACAAGATCTCAGATCATAGCTGCAATCCCTGGAACCTTTTTCTGTGCATGGTATGCCTCGCAGAAGCATTGGCTGGCTAATAATATTCTGGGTCTTGCTTTCTGCATTCAG GGAATTGAAATGCTTTCTCTTGGATCATTTAAGACTGGTGCCATTCTCTTG GCTGGGCTTTTTGTATATGATATTTTCTGGGTTTTTTTCACTCCTGTGATGGTCAGTGTGGCGAAGTCTTTTGATGCTCCTATAAAG CTTTTGTTCCCAACAGCAGACTCTGCACGACCATTTTCCATGCTTGGACTTGGTGACATTGTAATTCCTG GCATTTTTGTAGCCCTAGCATTGAGATTTGATGTATCTAGAGGGAAAGGGAGCCAATATTTTAAGAGTGCATTTTTGGGATACACAGTAGGATTGGTCCTTACAATTGTTGTCATGAACTGGTTTCAAGCTGCACAG CCTGCACTTTTGTATATTGTACCGGCTGTTATTGGATTCTTGGCTGCTCACTGTATATGGAATGGAGATGTCAAACCG TTATTGGAGTTTGACGAGTTGAAGACTGCGGTTACGTCTGAAGATGGTAGTGATGACAAATCCAGCAAGAAGGTTGAATGA
- the LOC121229268 gene encoding uncharacterized protein, whose translation MGNSVAPCFQPNQSSRSSSSSSVKLIFWEGNTRTLAGNHIAGEVMFEFPDMMVCHADSFFIGHPIPALSMDDRLMPGQTYFVLPLDRFACKVLSASSLAALNSKSSPKPTPINFGACPFEHVKGANGRVLIKVVPEFITSLIVKSKEEDSEIGSSGNSFLCSTPELKKHYQNLVGSKQQDWSPKLETISEYKIRFSPCRFIGLEWKQRENQF comes from the coding sequence ATGGGCAATTCAGTAGCTCCATGTTTCCAGCCAAATCAAAGCTCGaggtcttcttcttcttcttcagtgaaGCTCATCTTCTGGGAAGGAAATACAAGAACCCTAGCCGGAAACCACATCGCCGGCGAGGTCATGTTTGAGTTTCCGGACATGATGGTTTGCCATGCAGACTCCTTCTTTATCGGTCACCCCATCCCAGCTCTATCCATGGACGATCGTCTCATGCCTGGCCAAACTTACTTTGTTCTCCCTCTCGATCGCTTTGCATGCAAAGTGTTGTCAGCTTCATCTCTTGCAGCTTTGAACTCTAAGTCCAGCCCTAAACCTACTCCCATCAACTTCGGTGCTTGCCCTTTCGAGCACGTTAAAGGCGCCAACGGTAGGGTTTTGATCAAGGTAGTGCCTGAGTTTATAACAAGCTTGATTGTTAAAAGCAAGGAAGAAGATAGTGAAATTGGGAGCAGTGGGAATAGTTTCCTCTGCAGCACACCGGAGCTGAAGAAGCATTACCAGAATTTGGTGGGGTCTAAACAACAAGATTGGTCGCCTAAACTGGAGACAATTTCAGAGTATAAGATCAGGTTTTCACCTTGCAGGTTCATAGGGTTGGAATGGAAACAAAGGGAGAATCAATTCTGA
- the LOC107959287 gene encoding uncharacterized protein isoform X2 produces MSPASKSKSKDKKSSKDSQKAFARPSGPANAASGVPASAYNPLLGTFHTIETAPSSSASPLQSNGRFRNIDDTDEHLGGSLGAGVDFDSISNNGSWSGESEEHKEKTSNLPVRPEIIPGADNDKREKIRQKNERKHQRQKERRAQELHERCNGYLMSRKLEALAQQLVAMGFSHDRATMALIFNEGKVEESVAWLLEGSEEEAVKHKESTIGGGNLKIDISEELARIADMEIRYKCTKQEVERAVVAAEGDLEKAVESLRSSKQDPPAPPKPEETCDPAGTNKLSVAGSQNISGRPQPKPNLSPATQQRRDEKDFNYVKSTVPVGVSSEIVSKSFQPLKRIQPRLEWAKPQQSAVPAEKRWPSSGSNPSVSYSLASPLQASPPLAKTESRNVAVGSDYKKLQPSIREPVIMMQRPQSVNTKQVPATSISSSPPGTTPFLYPSSSVEITKSNGFMPHIASARSLSSNSLSSNPMHHQLYYPQQQQFSSSSSPGDSPGTSRGNGLWSRTGGSPTLAAASSLGLFTGSGSTNSSEASSPVDWSSGSSMAQLDYTNIDWSLDRTSPRPGGIWLGPTSPMKSSHLYYPNTNGLSVKPGMRLTPNVSGVAIAGLQDGGMAATEASSTSVSHEWTSPFEGKDLFSLPRQYVSSPTL; encoded by the coding sequence ATGTCTCCTGCATCCAAGTCGAAGTCCAAAGATAAAAAATCCAGCAAGGACTCTCAGAAGGCTTTTGCAAGGCCTTCTGGACCTGCTAATGCAGCTAGTGGTGTTCCAGCTAGTGCTTACAATCCACTTTTGGGAACATTCCATACCATTGAAACAGCACCATCATCATCTGCTTCACCTCTTCAGAGCAATGGTCGTTTCCGAAACATAGACGACACAGATGAGCATTTGGGAGGCTCACTTGGAGCTGGGGTTGACTTTGATTCAATATCTAATAATGGTAGCTGGTCAGGTGAATCAGAAGAGCACAAAGAGAAAACTTCAAATCTTCCCGTCCGGCCGGAAATAATACCAGGAGCTGACAATGATAAGCGAGAAAAAATTCGTCAAAAGAATGAGAGGAAACATCAGCGTCAGAAGGAGAGGCGAGCTCAGGAGTTGCACGAGCGGTGCAATGGCTATCTTATGTCAAGAAAGCTTGAAGCACTTGCTCAGCAGCTTGTAGCAATGGGATTTTCTCATGATCGGGCTACAATGGCTCTTATTTTCAATGAAGGCAAAGTGGAGGAATCTGTGGCATGGCTTTTGGAAGGAAGTGAAGAAGAAGCAGTTAAGCATAAGGAATCAACTATTGGTGGTGGGAACTTGAAAATTGACATATCAGAAGAGCTTGCACGAATTGCTGACATGGAAATCAGATACAAGTGCACAAAGCAGGAGGTTGAAAGAGCAGTTGTTGCTGCTGAAGGAGATCTTGAGAAAGCAGTAGAATCCTTAAGATCTTCAAAGCAGGACCCACCTGCTCCACCAAAGCCAGAAGAAACTTGTGATCCTGCTGGTACCAACAAGTTATCAGTGGCAGGTAGTCAGAACATATCTGGAAGACCACAACCAAAACCAAACCTTTCTCCTGCAACACAGCAAAGAAGGGATGAGAAGGATTTTAACTATGTAAAATCCACAGTTCCGGTGGGAGTTTCTTCAGAAATAGTGAGCAAAAGTTTCCAGCCATTGAAGAGAATACAGCCGAGGTTGGAATGGGCAAAACCCCAACAAAGTGCAGTGCCAGCTGAGAAAAGGTGGCCAAGTTCTGGATCGAATCCTTCAGTTTCTTATTCCCTGGCATCGCCTTTGCAGGCCTCACCTCCGCTAGCAAAGACAGAAAGTCGTAATGTGGCTGTTGGAAGTGATTATAAGAAACTTCAGCCGTCAATTAGGGAACCAGTTATAATGATGCAGCGGCCTCAATCTGTAAATACAAAGCAGGTTCCAGCTACTAGTATAAGCTCATCTCCTCCTGGAACGACCCCCTTTTTGTATCCAAGCAGTAGTGTTGAAATTACAAAGTCTAATGGCTTTATGCCCCATATTGCAAGTGCTAGAAGCCTTAGTTCCAACAGCTTGAGTTCAAATCCGATGCATCATCAGCTTTACTATCCACAGCAGCAACAGTTCTCAAGCAGCAGTAGTCCAGGAGATTCACCTGGAACTAGCAGAGGAAATGGTCTATGGAGTAGAACAGGTGGATCACCAACACTCGCGGCTGCATCTTCACTTGGACTTTTCACTGGTTCAGGTTCTACCAATTCATCAGAAGCCTCTTCTCCAGTTGACTGGAGCAGTGGTAGCTCAATGGCTCAGTTGGATTATACCAATATTGATTGGAGCTTGGATCGCACATCTCCGAGACCTGGTGGGATATGGCTAGGACCAACATCTCCAATGAAGAGCAGTCACCTTTATTATCCTAATACAAATGGACTGAGTGTTAAACCAGGAATGAGATTGACGCCTAATGTGAGTGGTGTAGCGATTGCGGGTTTACAGGATGGTGGAATGGCTGCAACAGAAGCTTCTTCAACTTCGGTCTCCCATGAGTGGACTTCACCATTTGAAGGGAAAGATCTTTTTAGCTTACCCAGGCAGTATGTTTCTTCTCCCACTCTCTAG